GCTAGGATCAAAGAGGATAATGCAACTCATTACTGCATATAGAATGGTATCATTCTTGATAATGGATTTTAATGATTGATTCAGTTCTATCATACTATCAAGGTATgcatgaaatgaaaatacattCCTCATCATCTCTACCGTAATTTCTCCAATATTTGAAAGCCATGTCTGTCGCTCTTCAACATATATGTATGCATTACGCACAGTAGTCACTGCTTGACAGGTAGCCTTGAAAATAGTTACTTGTTCATCAGAGGCAAGTCTTCTGAAATCCTCCAATCGACgaacaaaatttattgtttgtcGTACCTGCACCTCGTACTCATCAAGATAGTCATTGATAGTTAAGACGcttatgtttttcttgtttttatcaCACTTCAAGCTTGACAGCACTGTTTCTTCATACACACTAGAAAGCAAGGTCAGAAGCATACGTTCCTCTTCAGACAGACGCCAATACATTTGTGGGTCTGATGGCAGTTGGTTGTGAGAAATCAGCTGATATCCCTCTGGCTTTCTTTGCGAGACAGGTGTAAGGGTTCGTTTGTGAGGTACTGGCTGAGTCTGACACTGCACGGATGTAACTGAAAGTCCTGGCTTATCAGGAAAAGCAGCATGACTAGTGGCTTCAGCTGGACTTGAATGAAATGTGCTTTGATTGGAGCTAGGGACTACCTCCACCATCACTGTCATACCACTGAGGTTATCATGAGCACTGAAAGTTCTAGTCATCTCCTTGTCAAGTTCATGAATAGCCATCTTTTCAAGCTGTGGCATCACTAAGGACTGCTGGCTGCCACAGGCTGCTTTGGAGTTAAAGTGTCTCACACGTATCCCCAGCTGGAGTTCCTCCAGAAGAACTTGTATTATAAGGACTagaagaagatgaaaatgaCTGCAAGTCACTATTATTGGGGCTGAGACATGCACTGTATTGAATACTAGAAGAATGGGCTTTACAAGGACTATTGCTTAGCACCACATTCTCTGTCTTATCATCCTGGTACCTTGCCTGCttggctttgttttctttgattttcttcaTCAGTTCCTTTTTCTGACACTCAtctgttacaaagaaaaatatttcttttaaattctctTTGATACTTAATAGAAGACCTGACTATTTGACGCTTATATGCTATAATTGCTCTTTAACCTGCCAGTGGGGTTTGCAGATCAAGCCGTTAGAGGAAACAGTACCCAGGTGCATCCACCTACGACTACTTTATAAGGCTCTGTAAAAAGAATTTAACATGCTTTTCATTATGCAACCTGCCCCTTATGCAGACAAGGGGAATTCAGGAAGGGCATTTTTATCAGGTTTTCTAAACTCATGAGGAAAATTGTCATTTCTTCAGAACTTTACCAGATGACCCAACCATCAGAAAAATAAGTATCAGAAGTTGGGCTCTTTAATACTTCACTGGCTTCCTCTCCAAGATGCTGATTCATAACTGCCAGTCCTTGTCTGACCcctgcaaaacaaaagagagaaccCAGGAAGGCTCCCGAACCCATCCATCCACTCACTGCATACCATGAGGTGAGCTAAGAGAGAAGAACATCTTGTGAATCCAGGTAAGGTCTGTCCTAGGGGCCAAGGACTTCCCAGCAGAACATGATGATAACCTGCTATTGGATACCACTGGTGAAAGAGGGACATGTACAGAGATGTGAACCTATTCTTAACCTGTCTTCTGTTAAGACAAAAAGTAGGCTACAGCTTCCACTCAAATGGTGAGGCCCTGCTCCAAAAGAAGAGAACCAAAGTAGTATAAGGTCTGAAACCCATTCCTACAGATGAAGAAAGTCCTTAATGTTCAGCTTGTGAAAGCTGACAAGTCATCCGCAATCCATCAGCAACCACAGACATCTCTGTCTCATGAGAAGATGTCTGGATTTTGTTGTCAAGGGAGGCTGATGCCATACAAGAAGCAGTTGAATAGTTACTGAAAGTGTCATACATCTCTGTGGTAAAGGTCCAGAGTGTAACAGACTGGGGAAAGGGAGGCAGTGGAAACCAAAAAACCTATGACAGTCAGCTGTTTTCACTGCAGCAATGACAAGTGAGTGCTTTAACCACTAAACTATCAAGTGCTCCAAGGCTGGGgaattattttcacaaagcCTTATACAGAAGCTAAGAGTGTATACACCTGGGTACCACTGAGCTCCCAGTAGCCAAGGCTAGCTCAACTGACAAGGGCaattatttgtttggttaataATCACAGCCATGCTTCTTCATGCATGCGCGTTTATgcaagtgtatttgtgtgtctatatttttgtacacattcatgtatttgtatttatgaaCCTGAATGTACGTACTCGTCACCTTATTACACAAAATAAGAACATAATTGCTGTCCAGTAAAACTCCTCAGCATTCAGCTGCTTCATCATGCATTCAGCCAGTGTTATCTGTCAAGAATTATTAGTTCTGTGGCACAATCCTGGAACCTGATAAGTCATTATTTATCTTGCAGAATAATAACTTACCAAAGATAAGCTCAGCCTTCATGCCCAtatcaaaacacttttttaatcgGCATGCGGCACAGTTTTTGCGTGTAGTTTTAGAGATGATGCACTTTCCTTCAAAAAGACACCTTGTCAATTCCTGAATacccaaaaaaaaagataacattaaaataccaaaataacaattacaaaaaagtataaattaagaaaaaacgTATTTTCAAAAGCTTATGCTGCTGTCATCCTTTCTAAACCTAAACAGAAAGGTAAAGGTCCCATTCTATTGACCATAAAGGAAGTGAGCTTGTGGTGGTTCAATGTGCTTGGAAGACCTCTGGCTAACTCTGTCCTAATAATAATTTAAGTTTAACCTTCCCTAAAAGATTCAATACTTATAACTGCTGGATCTCTAAACTGATCTTTGAACCAGCAACATTTTTAAGATTCCTCACtgtgatttttattgttaacttttgATCTACCATTTGACTTAAGCTTATCTAATTTAATAATTGACATAAAAGTCAAAACAGTGAAATGTGTTGTTGCATTTATTGCACACTTGTTGTCCCCATGATAACTTGTTGAGGTTGACAGGTTATGTTCCACAACAGAGTCATTATGTTTTGAGTGAAGGGGGAGATAAAGACTATAGTGATGCCACCCACCAAATGACTATCTTGCTCACTCACTGGCTTCCCCTCTTTTTGTTCCTCTCACTCTTTCTAATAGGATACCCAAATTAAATTTACTCTGCATAGTAGGGATAGgtcaaacttttctttgtgtaGTAGATATCCTTTCATTTGGGGCCACCCTAAAATTTAATACAGGGTAATATCAAAGTGAACATATTTCAGAACAAAGTATGCCAGCC
This sequence is a window from Pomacea canaliculata isolate SZHN2017 linkage group LG5, ASM307304v1, whole genome shotgun sequence. Protein-coding genes within it:
- the LOC112564550 gene encoding uncharacterized protein LOC112564550 isoform X1 translates to MPQLEKMAIHELDKEMTRTFSAHDNLSGMTVMVEVVPSSNQSTFHSSPAEATSHAAFPDKPGLSVTSVQCQTQPVPHKRTLTPVSQRKPEGYQLISHNQLPSDPQMYWRLSEEERMLLTLLSSVYEETVLSSLKCDKNKKNISVLTINDYLDEYEVQVRQTINFVRRLEDFRRLASDEQVTIFKATCQAVTTVRNAYIYVEERQTWLSNIGEITVEMMRNVFSFHAYLDSMIELNQSLKSIIKNDTILYAVMSCIILFDPSCGKIKDRQLVSSIQDKYVILLRHYLESEFSYKYSDFYMQLLMKKLVEIRELIMAQNEYRNIVVDSPRLRFTQELLAELYSE
- the LOC112564550 gene encoding vitamin D3 receptor A-like isoform X3; the protein is MTSLKVHENPKQSGLPGAKDVRKRFRVPGEKVCKICEDKALAHHFNVLSCESCKAFFRRNALKKSELTRCLFEGKCIISKTTRKNCAACRLKKCFDMGMKAELIFDECQKKELMKKIKENKAKQARYQDDKTENVVLSNSPCKAHSSSIQYSACLSPNNSDLQSFSSSSSPYNTSSSGGTPAGDTCETL
- the LOC112564550 gene encoding vitamin D3 receptor A-like isoform X2; its protein translation is MLFDDNFWQEQIDMTSLKVHENPKQSGLPGAKDVRKRFRVPGEKVCKICEDKALAHHFNVLSCESCKAFFRRNALKKSELTRCLFEGKCIISKTTRKNCAACRLKKCFDMGMKAELIFDECQKKELMKKIKENKAKQARYQDDKTENVVLSNSPCKAHSSSIQYSACLSPNNSDLQSFSSSSSPYNTSSSGGTPAGDTCETL